A genomic stretch from Campylobacter lari subsp. concheus includes:
- the pglA gene encoding N,N'-diacetylbacillosaminyl-diphospho-undecaprenol alpha-1,3-N-acetylgalactosaminyltransferase: MKIGILTHSAMSVYYFRLALIRALEKNNHEVIIITPKDDFAIKLQELGYKVCFYDLVRSSVNPLVVFKNLLSLKNTLKNLNLDLLQTSAHKSNTTGIIAAKIAGIKYTFGLVEGLGSFYIDDDFKSKLVRMSINLLYKISFKLANGFIFVNESNALFMKNLGLKEEKIKIIKSVGLNLKQFLPLKISTEEKQAFLKEHNMPDKPIILMISRALWHKGIKEFYEASQILKDKANFVLAGGRDDNKSCAPLEFLNSNDVFYLGARSDIAHLLNLCDIFVLPSYKEGYPRTVLEAQACKKTCVVSDAEGCIEAVDNAIDGLICKCKDSKDLAEKIAVLLEDEKLKNTLAQNAFLRAQNYDENIIALKYLDFYRGFTNV, from the coding sequence ATGAAAATAGGAATTTTAACCCACAGTGCAATGAGTGTGTATTATTTTCGTCTTGCACTCATTAGGGCTTTAGAAAAAAATAATCATGAAGTTATAATCATCACTCCAAAAGATGATTTTGCTATTAAATTGCAAGAGCTAGGTTATAAAGTTTGCTTTTATGATTTAGTCAGATCAAGTGTTAATCCTTTAGTTGTTTTTAAAAATCTACTTAGCTTAAAAAATACACTCAAAAATTTAAATTTAGATCTTTTACAAACAAGTGCTCACAAAAGCAACACAACAGGTATTATAGCGGCTAAAATAGCAGGCATTAAATACACTTTTGGTTTGGTTGAAGGCTTAGGAAGTTTTTATATAGATGATGATTTTAAAAGTAAATTAGTAAGAATGAGCATTAATTTACTTTATAAAATTTCTTTTAAACTTGCTAATGGTTTTATTTTTGTCAATGAAAGCAATGCTTTATTTATGAAAAATTTAGGCTTAAAAGAAGAAAAAATCAAAATCATCAAGTCAGTAGGGCTAAATTTAAAACAATTTTTACCTTTAAAAATTAGTACAGAAGAAAAACAAGCTTTTTTAAAAGAACATAATATGCCTGATAAGCCTATCATTTTAATGATCTCAAGAGCGCTTTGGCATAAAGGAATTAAAGAATTTTATGAGGCAAGTCAAATTTTAAAAGACAAGGCAAATTTTGTCTTAGCAGGTGGAAGAGATGATAATAAATCTTGCGCACCATTAGAATTTTTAAACTCAAATGATGTTTTTTATCTTGGCGCAAGAAGTGATATTGCACATTTATTAAACCTGTGTGATATTTTTGTTTTACCAAGCTATAAAGAAGGTTATCCAAGAACGGTTTTAGAAGCACAAGCTTGTAAAAAAACGTGTGTGGTAAGTGATGCTGAGGGTTGTATTGAAGCAGTGGATAATGCCATAGATGGTTTAATTTGCAAATGCAAAGATAGTAAAGATTTAGCTGAAAAAATCGCAGTTTTATTAGAAGATGAAAAACTAAAAAATACTTTAGCGCAAAATGCTTTTCTTAGAGCGCAAAATTATGATGAAAATATTATAGCTTTGAAATATCTTGACTTTTATAGGGGTTTTACAAATGTATAA
- the pglD gene encoding UDP-N-acetylbacillosamine N-acetyltransferase, translating into MDTTKSIYIYGSSGHGLVCADVARNLGYEKIIFLDDNKGLKYHSSLEKHDMFIAIGANSIREKLFKKAKDDGFRLVNLIHKSAIISPSAFLDDEGILIMPNVVVNAKASIAKGVILNTACVIEHECFVDEFSHISVGVKLTGNVKIGKRCFLGVNSSVIPCMSLNDDITLGAGAVVVKNLTSKGIYAGVPAKKIKEVK; encoded by the coding sequence ATGGACACAACTAAAAGTATTTATATATATGGTTCTAGTGGACATGGTTTAGTCTGTGCTGATGTAGCTAGAAATTTAGGATATGAAAAAATCATCTTTTTAGATGATAATAAAGGCTTAAAATATCACTCCAGTTTAGAAAAACACGATATGTTTATTGCTATTGGTGCAAACTCTATTAGAGAAAAACTTTTCAAAAAAGCAAAAGATGATGGATTTAGATTAGTTAATTTGATACACAAAAGTGCTATTATTAGCCCAAGTGCTTTTTTAGATGATGAGGGTATTTTAATCATGCCAAATGTCGTAGTTAATGCTAAAGCTAGCATTGCAAAAGGTGTGATTTTAAATACTGCTTGTGTGATTGAGCATGAGTGTTTTGTAGATGAGTTTAGCCATATTAGCGTTGGAGTTAAACTAACAGGAAATGTAAAAATAGGAAAGCGTTGTTTTTTGGGAGTTAATTCAAGCGTTATTCCTTGTATGAGTTTAAATGATGATATAACTTTAGGTGCGGGAGCGGTTGTGGTTAAAAACTTAACTTCTAAAGGCATTTATGCTGGAGTTCCTGCTAAGAAAATAAAGGAGGTAAAATGA
- the pglF gene encoding UDP-N-acetylglucosamine 4,6-dehydratase (configuration-retaining): protein MDYKSKRLGFFLGADILLFVISIYLSFSLRFSADIPSEFYEGMFKSAVILILLKIIFLAFFRIYQVAWRFFSLNEARKLVIALALAELVFLAIYYFYDDFFNPFPRSIIGIDFVLSCMLIGSLRISKRMIVDFRKPKYNEEHPCIVVGATSKALHLLKGAKEGSLGLFPVAVVDERKNLIGTYCDKFIVEEKEAIRKYTAEGIHTAIIALKLEQEELKKLFDELIAYGINDIKLFSFTQNEARDISIEDLLARKPKDLDNACVIDFIKDKVVLVSGAGGTIGSELCKQCIKFGAKHLIMLDHSEYNLYKINEELSLHKEKIEPIMMSILDKEALEKLLQEKNIDLILHAAAYKHVPLCEHNPHSAILNNVIGTKNLIDLAKTYKVAKFVMISTDKAVRPTNIMGCTKRICELYALSSSCENFEVACVRFGNVLGSSGSVIPKFKAQIAANEPLTLTHPDIVRYFMLVDEAVQLVLQAAAIAKGGELFVLDMGEPVKIMDLAKKMLLLSNKKLEIKITGLRKGEKLYEELLIHENDLKTQYESIFVTTSEIKDLKILNQEIERLLQSANPAKVLKEIVPEFNHNKNGE from the coding sequence ATGGATTATAAAAGCAAACGCTTAGGATTTTTTCTAGGCGCTGATATTTTACTTTTTGTTATAAGTATTTATTTGTCTTTTTCTTTACGCTTTAGTGCAGACATCCCGAGTGAATTTTATGAAGGTATGTTTAAAAGCGCTGTGATTTTGATTTTACTTAAAATCATTTTTCTAGCTTTTTTTAGAATTTATCAAGTTGCTTGGAGATTTTTCTCACTTAATGAAGCACGTAAATTAGTCATCGCTTTAGCTTTAGCTGAACTTGTATTTTTAGCAATTTATTATTTTTATGATGATTTTTTTAATCCTTTTCCAAGAAGCATTATAGGAATAGATTTTGTTTTATCTTGCATGCTAATTGGAAGTTTGCGTATAAGCAAAAGAATGATAGTTGATTTTAGAAAGCCAAAATATAATGAGGAACATCCCTGTATAGTAGTTGGCGCCACTTCGAAGGCTTTGCATTTATTAAAAGGAGCTAAAGAAGGAAGCTTAGGACTTTTTCCTGTAGCTGTGGTAGATGAGCGTAAAAATTTAATAGGTACTTATTGTGATAAATTTATAGTTGAAGAAAAAGAAGCTATTAGAAAATATACCGCTGAAGGAATTCATACTGCTATCATTGCTTTAAAACTTGAGCAAGAAGAGCTTAAAAAACTTTTTGATGAACTCATTGCTTATGGGATTAATGATATAAAGCTTTTTTCTTTTACACAAAATGAAGCAAGAGATATAAGCATTGAAGATTTATTAGCGCGTAAGCCAAAAGATTTAGATAATGCTTGCGTGATTGATTTTATCAAAGATAAAGTAGTTTTAGTTAGTGGAGCTGGTGGAACTATAGGAAGTGAGCTTTGCAAACAATGCATTAAATTTGGTGCAAAACACTTAATCATGCTTGATCATAGTGAATATAATTTATATAAAATCAATGAAGAATTAAGCTTACATAAAGAAAAAATCGAGCCTATTATGATGAGCATATTGGACAAAGAAGCTCTAGAAAAACTTTTACAAGAAAAAAACATAGATTTGATTTTACATGCAGCAGCTTACAAGCATGTGCCTTTGTGTGAGCACAATCCGCATTCAGCTATTTTAAACAACGTCATAGGTACTAAAAATTTAATCGATCTTGCAAAGACTTACAAGGTTGCCAAATTTGTTATGATAAGCACTGATAAAGCTGTAAGACCGACTAATATTATGGGTTGTACAAAAAGAATTTGTGAGCTTTATGCACTAAGTTCAAGTTGTGAAAATTTTGAAGTAGCTTGTGTGCGTTTTGGCAATGTTTTAGGCTCAAGCGGAAGTGTTATACCTAAATTTAAAGCTCAAATTGCAGCTAATGAACCACTTACTCTTACCCATCCTGATATAGTACGTTATTTTATGCTTGTGGATGAGGCTGTACAACTTGTTTTACAAGCTGCGGCTATTGCAAAAGGTGGGGAGTTATTTGTGCTTGATATGGGCGAGCCTGTTAAAATCATGGATTTAGCTAAAAAAATGCTTTTACTTTCTAATAAAAAGTTAGAAATTAAAATCACCGGACTAAGAAAAGGTGAAAAACTTTATGAAGAGCTTTTAATCCATGAAAATGATTTGAAAACTCAATATGAAAGTATATTTGTTACCACTAGTGAAATTAAAGATTTAAAAATTTTAAATCAAGAAATAGAAAGATTACTTCAAAGTGCAAATCCTGCAAAAGTTTTAAAGGAAATTGTGCCTGAGTTTAATCATAACAAAAATGGAGAGTGA
- the pglE gene encoding UDP-N-acetylbacillosamine transaminase: protein MRFFLSAPHMSGKELEYIHKAFESNYIAPLGEFVNALEQSIKDYTKSSNALALNAATAAIHLALRVLGIKEGDVVLASSFTFIASVAPISYMNATPVFIDCDETYNLDVNLLKKAIKESSKKPKALILTHLYGNASKMDEIVQICKENEIFLIEDAAEALGSFYKNKALGTFGDFGVYSFNGNKIITTGGGGMLVSENHTNLEKARFYSTQARENCLHYEHKEYGYNYRMSNILGAIGTAQMEVLEERVSKKREIYSWYKEFLSGAFTFLDELENTKSNRWLSTALLDFDLNKLNTYEKHCICENKNVQIQDKILKIIQVLKDNKIESRPLWKPMHLQELYKGCDAYLNGNSEFFFSNGICLPSATTMSKADVEEVSTLILNTLKD from the coding sequence ATGAGATTTTTTCTATCAGCACCACATATGAGTGGAAAAGAATTAGAATACATACATAAAGCTTTTGAAAGTAATTATATAGCACCTTTGGGTGAGTTTGTTAATGCCTTAGAACAAAGTATTAAAGATTATACAAAAAGCTCTAATGCACTTGCTCTAAATGCAGCCACTGCAGCCATTCATCTAGCTTTAAGAGTTTTAGGTATCAAAGAAGGCGATGTGGTTTTAGCTTCAAGTTTTACTTTTATTGCTTCAGTAGCGCCTATTTCTTACATGAATGCTACACCAGTGTTTATTGATTGTGATGAAACTTATAATTTAGATGTAAATTTATTAAAAAAGGCTATCAAAGAAAGTTCTAAAAAGCCAAAAGCTCTCATTTTAACACACCTTTATGGTAATGCTTCTAAAATGGATGAGATTGTCCAAATTTGTAAAGAAAATGAGATTTTTTTAATCGAAGATGCTGCTGAAGCTTTGGGAAGTTTTTACAAAAATAAAGCTTTAGGTACTTTTGGGGATTTTGGAGTATATTCTTTTAATGGTAATAAAATCATCACAACAGGTGGTGGTGGTATGCTTGTAAGTGAAAATCATACTAATCTTGAAAAAGCAAGATTTTATAGCACTCAAGCTAGAGAAAATTGTCTTCATTATGAGCATAAAGAATACGGCTATAATTATAGAATGAGTAATATCTTAGGTGCAATCGGTACTGCTCAAATGGAAGTTTTAGAAGAAAGAGTAAGTAAAAAGCGTGAAATTTATAGCTGGTATAAAGAATTTTTAAGCGGGGCTTTTACTTTTTTAGATGAACTTGAAAATACCAAGTCAAATCGCTGGCTAAGTACTGCTTTACTTGATTTTGATTTAAATAAACTTAATACTTATGAAAAACATTGTATATGTGAAAATAAAAATGTTCAAATTCAAGATAAAATTTTAAAAATCATACAAGTTCTAAAAGATAATAAAATCGAAAGTCGTCCACTTTGGAAACCTATGCATTTACAAGAGCTTTACAAAGGATGCGATGCTTATTTAAATGGCAATAGTGAGTTTTTCTTTAGTAATGGAATTTGTCTTCCAAGCGCAACTACTATGAGTAAAGCTGACGTAGAGGAAGTTTCTACTTTAATCTTAAATACCTTAAAGGACTAA
- a CDS encoding STT3 domain-containing protein — translation MKLQQNFTDNTSIKYTCILILIAFAFSILCRLYWVAWASEFYEFFFNDQLMITTNDGYAFAEGARDMIAGFHQPNDLSYFGSSLSTLTYWLYSILPFSFESIILYMSTFFASLIVVPIILIAREYKLTTYGFIAALLGSIANSYYNRTMSGYYDTDMLVLVLPMLILLTFIRLTINKDIFTLLLSPVFIMIYLWWYPSSYSLNFAMIGLFGLYTLIFHRKEKIFYLAIALMIIALSMLAWQYKLTLIVLLFAIFAFKEEKINFYMIWILIFISILILHLSGGLDPVLYQLKFYVFKASDVQNLKDAAFMYFNVNETIMEVNTIDPEVFMQRISSSVLVFILSFIGFILLCKDHKSMLLALPMLALGFMALRAGLRFTIYAVPVMALGFGYFLYIFFNFLEKKQIKLSLRNKNILLILIAFFSISPALMHIYYYKSSTVFTSYEASILNDLKNKAQREDYVVAWWDYGYPIRYYSDVKTLIDGGKHLGKDNFFSSFVLSKEQIPAANMARLSVEYTEKSFKENYLDILKAMIKDYNQTSAKDFLESLNDKDFKFDTNKTRDVYIYMPYRMLRIMPVVAQFANTNPDNGEQEKSLFFSQANAIAQDKTTGSVMLDNGVEIINDFRALKVEGASIPLKAFIDIESITNGKFYYNEIDSKAQIYLLFLREYKSFVILDESLYNSAYIQMFLLNQYDQDLFEQVTNDARAKIYRLKR, via the coding sequence ATGAAACTACAACAAAATTTCACGGATAATACTTCTATAAAATATACCTGTATTTTAATCCTTATAGCCTTTGCTTTTAGTATTTTATGTAGGTTATACTGGGTAGCTTGGGCAAGTGAGTTTTATGAGTTTTTCTTTAATGATCAACTTATGATTACTACTAATGATGGCTATGCTTTTGCAGAAGGTGCAAGGGATATGATAGCAGGTTTTCATCAGCCTAATGACTTATCTTATTTTGGAAGCTCACTTTCTACTTTGACTTATTGGCTTTATAGTATTTTACCTTTTAGCTTTGAAAGTATTATTTTATATATGAGTACTTTTTTTGCATCTTTGATTGTTGTGCCTATTATATTAATCGCAAGAGAGTATAAACTCACTACCTATGGCTTTATAGCAGCCTTACTTGGAAGCATTGCAAATAGTTATTATAACCGTACTATGAGTGGGTATTATGATACAGATATGCTAGTGTTAGTTTTACCAATGCTTATTTTGCTTACTTTTATACGCTTAACTATTAATAAAGACATTTTCACCCTACTTTTAAGTCCGGTTTTTATCATGATTTATTTGTGGTGGTATCCATCAAGTTATTCTTTAAATTTTGCTATGATAGGACTTTTTGGTCTTTATACTTTAATATTTCATAGAAAAGAAAAGATTTTTTATCTAGCTATTGCTTTAATGATCATAGCTTTAAGTATGCTAGCATGGCAATATAAACTTACCTTGATTGTATTGTTGTTTGCTATTTTTGCCTTTAAAGAAGAAAAGATTAATTTTTATATGATTTGGATTTTGATTTTTATTAGCATTTTAATTTTGCATTTAAGCGGTGGCTTAGATCCTGTTTTATATCAACTTAAATTTTATGTTTTTAAAGCTTCTGATGTACAAAATTTAAAAGATGCTGCCTTTATGTATTTTAATGTCAATGAAACCATTATGGAAGTAAATACTATTGATCCTGAAGTATTTATGCAAAGAATTAGCTCTAGCGTTTTAGTATTTATTCTTTCTTTTATAGGTTTTATCTTACTTTGCAAAGATCACAAAAGCATGCTTTTGGCTCTACCTATGCTTGCACTAGGTTTTATGGCTTTAAGAGCTGGACTTAGATTTACCATTTATGCGGTTCCTGTGATGGCTTTGGGTTTTGGGTATTTTTTATATATTTTTTTTAATTTTTTAGAAAAAAAACAAATCAAACTTAGCCTAAGAAATAAAAATATCTTACTCATACTCATTGCATTTTTTAGTATAAGTCCTGCCTTAATGCATATTTATTATTATAAATCCTCTACTGTTTTTACTTCTTATGAAGCTAGTATTTTAAATGATTTAAAAAATAAAGCTCAAAGAGAAGATTATGTTGTTGCTTGGTGGGATTATGGTTATCCAATACGCTATTATAGCGATGTAAAAACCTTAATCGATGGTGGAAAACACTTAGGAAAAGATAATTTTTTCTCATCTTTTGTCTTAAGCAAAGAACAAATTCCAGCAGCTAATATGGCAAGACTTAGTGTAGAATATACTGAAAAATCTTTCAAAGAAAACTATCTTGATATTTTAAAAGCTATGATTAAAGATTATAACCAAACAAGCGCTAAAGATTTTTTAGAAAGTTTAAATGACAAAGATTTTAAATTTGATACCAATAAAACCAGAGATGTATATATTTACATGCCTTATAGAATGCTACGTATCATGCCTGTGGTAGCACAATTTGCAAATACAAATCCTGACAATGGAGAGCAAGAAAAAAGTTTATTTTTCTCCCAAGCTAACGCCATAGCTCAAGATAAAACCACAGGTTCTGTTATGCTTGATAATGGAGTAGAAATTATTAATGATTTTAGAGCTTTAAAAGTAGAAGGTGCGAGCATACCTTTAAAAGCTTTTATAGATATAGAATCCATCACTAATGGGAAATTTTATTACAATGAAATTGATTCAAAAGCTCAAATTTATTTGCTCTTTTTAAGAGAATATAAAAGCTTTGTAATTTTAGATGAAAGTCTTTATAATAGTGCTTATATACAGATGTTTTTATTAAATCAATATGATCAAGATTTATTTGAACAAGTCACTAATGATGCAAGAGCAAAAATTTATAGGCTAAAAAGATGA
- a CDS encoding chemotaxis response regulator CheY, with translation MKLLVVDDSSTMRRIIKNTLVRLGHKDVLEAEHGVEAWDLLSQNDDIKILITDWNMPEMNGLELVKKVRAEEKYADMPIIMVTTEGGKAEVITALKAGVNNYIVKPFTPQVLKEKLEDVLGTNEG, from the coding sequence GTGAAGTTATTAGTAGTTGATGATAGTTCTACCATGAGAAGAATAATCAAAAACACTCTTGTAAGATTAGGTCATAAAGATGTTTTAGAAGCTGAACATGGAGTCGAAGCTTGGGATTTGCTTTCACAAAATGATGATATTAAAATTTTAATTACTGACTGGAATATGCCTGAAATGAATGGCTTAGAATTAGTAAAAAAAGTAAGAGCAGAAGAAAAATATGCTGATATGCCTATTATCATGGTAACTACAGAAGGTGGTAAGGCAGAAGTTATCACAGCTTTAAAAGCAGGTGTAAATAACTATATTGTAAAACCTTTTACACCTCAAGTATTAAAAGAAAAACTTGAAGACGTTTTAGGAACAAACGAAGGCTAA
- a CDS encoding 50S ribosomal protein L11 methyltransferase, which translates to MQTHYYELFFQTDKEYLDLFLDLVFSLDIDAIEEKNDGVYIRSEEDIKLIQIALQSFHQKLCEKFNTKIYFHSTLEKKENKNWIEEYKKGIQALTIDNIHIHTTWQEAIQDKINIIIDPALAFGSGHHESTYTCIEFLQKYTDDSKFCLDVGCGSGILSIIMAKLGAKVQACDTDELAIVASKENAKLNQVNFDDIWVGSINKSLHKYDIVVANIIADILIILEKDLKEKTKEGGILILSGILNKYEERIKDKFKDLTLLECKHKGEWLSLTYKKETK; encoded by the coding sequence ATGCAAACACATTATTACGAACTTTTTTTTCAAACAGACAAGGAATATTTAGATTTATTCCTTGATCTTGTTTTTTCTCTAGATATAGATGCCATAGAAGAAAAAAATGATGGCGTTTATATACGATCAGAAGAAGATATAAAACTCATTCAAATAGCCTTACAAAGCTTTCATCAAAAATTATGTGAAAAATTTAACACTAAGATTTATTTTCATTCTACTTTAGAAAAAAAAGAAAATAAAAACTGGATAGAAGAGTATAAAAAAGGCATACAAGCTTTAACCATTGATAATATCCATATTCACACCACTTGGCAAGAAGCTATACAAGATAAAATCAATATCATTATAGATCCTGCCCTAGCTTTTGGCTCAGGACATCATGAAAGCACTTATACTTGCATAGAATTTTTACAAAAATACACAGATGATTCCAAATTTTGCTTAGATGTGGGTTGTGGAAGTGGGATTTTAAGTATCATCATGGCAAAGCTCGGAGCTAAAGTGCAAGCTTGCGATACAGATGAGCTAGCCATAGTTGCAAGCAAGGAAAATGCAAAATTAAATCAAGTTAACTTTGATGATATTTGGGTAGGTTCTATTAATAAAAGCTTACATAAATATGATATAGTTGTGGCAAATATCATTGCTGATATTTTAATCATACTAGAAAAAGATCTTAAAGAAAAAACCAAAGAAGGTGGAATTTTAATCTTATCTGGTATTTTAAACAAATATGAAGAAAGAATTAAAGATAAATTCAAAGATTTGACTTTGTTAGAATGTAAACACAAAGGAGAGTGGTTGAGTTTAACTTACAAAAAGGAAACAAAATAA
- the ftsH gene encoding ATP-dependent zinc metalloprotease FtsH has product MNKKPNEPKDNPNNNSFFNKNPIFIFAIFAIVMILLFKGFSDDGSMGIMGGENTKKVTYSELKTLIENNQIAQVNIGQTTIKAVSKAGNMVYITKKVPNDATFVPLLDSKGVSYGAFNESNWFIDILLSWVLPVFIFFGIWMFLASRMQKNMGGSILGIGSSKKLVNSEKPKVKFNDVAGVEEAKEEVKEIVDFLKYPERYINLGAKIPKGLLLVGPPGTGKTLLAKAVAGEADVPFFSVSGSSFIEMFVGVGASRVRDLFENAKKEAPAIVFIDEIDAIGKSRAASGMMGGNDEREQTLNQLLAEMDGFGTESSPVIVLAATNRPEVLDAALLRPGRFDRQVLVDKPDFKGRCDILKVHMKDVKISPEVKVEDIARLTAGLAGADLANIINEAALLAGRDSKKHVEQKDLVEAVERAIAGLEKKSRRINDKEKKIVTYHECGHALIAETTKGAKKVSKVSVIPRGLAALGYTLNTPEENKFLMQKHELLAEVDVLLGGRAAEEIFIKEISTGASNDLERATDIIKAMISMYGMSEIAGLMVLEKQRNTFLSGGQTIKDYSDKMAQDLDEYVKKTLDERYAGVKEILKTYSGAIEVMVQALYEEETIDGAKVREIIKNYEEENNLPTRLEEKEQEVIKDN; this is encoded by the coding sequence ATGAATAAAAAACCAAACGAACCAAAAGATAATCCAAACAATAATAGCTTTTTTAATAAAAATCCTATTTTTATTTTCGCTATTTTTGCCATTGTGATGATTCTTTTATTTAAAGGATTTTCAGATGATGGTAGCATGGGTATTATGGGCGGAGAAAATACCAAAAAAGTTACTTATTCTGAATTAAAAACTTTAATTGAAAACAATCAAATTGCCCAAGTTAATATAGGTCAAACTACCATAAAAGCAGTGTCTAAAGCAGGAAATATGGTATATATTACCAAAAAAGTTCCAAATGATGCTACTTTTGTACCTTTGCTTGATTCAAAAGGCGTTTCTTATGGAGCTTTTAACGAGAGTAATTGGTTTATAGATATCTTGCTTTCTTGGGTTTTACCGGTATTTATTTTCTTTGGTATATGGATGTTTTTAGCTTCTCGTATGCAAAAAAATATGGGCGGATCTATACTTGGCATAGGAAGCTCTAAAAAGCTTGTAAATTCAGAAAAACCAAAAGTTAAATTTAATGATGTTGCAGGTGTTGAAGAAGCAAAAGAAGAAGTTAAAGAAATTGTTGATTTTCTAAAATATCCTGAAAGATATATCAATCTTGGAGCAAAAATTCCAAAAGGACTTTTGCTTGTAGGCCCTCCAGGTACAGGTAAAACTTTACTTGCAAAAGCAGTAGCAGGCGAAGCTGATGTGCCATTTTTTAGCGTATCAGGTTCATCTTTTATAGAAATGTTTGTGGGTGTTGGAGCTAGCAGGGTTAGAGATTTATTCGAAAATGCTAAAAAAGAAGCTCCAGCTATTGTATTTATAGATGAAATTGATGCTATAGGTAAATCACGTGCTGCAAGTGGCATGATGGGTGGAAACGATGAAAGAGAGCAAACTTTAAATCAACTTCTAGCAGAAATGGATGGGTTTGGTACTGAAAGCTCGCCAGTAATCGTACTAGCAGCAACAAACCGTCCTGAAGTCTTAGATGCGGCATTACTTAGACCAGGACGTTTTGATAGACAAGTTTTAGTAGATAAACCTGATTTTAAAGGCAGATGTGATATTTTAAAAGTTCATATGAAAGATGTTAAAATTTCACCTGAAGTAAAAGTAGAAGATATCGCAAGATTAACAGCAGGTCTTGCAGGTGCTGATTTAGCAAATATCATTAACGAAGCAGCTTTACTTGCGGGTAGGGACTCTAAAAAACATGTAGAACAAAAAGATTTAGTTGAAGCAGTAGAAAGAGCTATAGCAGGACTTGAGAAAAAATCACGTAGAATTAATGATAAAGAGAAAAAAATCGTAACTTATCATGAATGCGGCCACGCTTTAATCGCTGAAACCACAAAAGGTGCTAAAAAAGTAAGTAAAGTTTCTGTTATACCGCGTGGTTTAGCAGCTTTAGGATATACACTCAATACTCCTGAAGAAAATAAATTTTTAATGCAAAAACATGAGCTTTTGGCTGAAGTTGATGTACTTTTAGGTGGACGTGCAGCTGAAGAAATTTTCATTAAAGAAATTTCAACTGGTGCAAGCAATGACCTTGAACGTGCAACTGACATCATAAAAGCTATGATTTCTATGTATGGTATGAGTGAAATCGCAGGTTTAATGGTGCTTGAAAAACAAAGAAATACTTTCTTAAGTGGTGGACAAACTATCAAAGATTATTCTGATAAAATGGCTCAAGATTTAGATGAGTATGTGAAGAAAACCTTAGATGAACGCTATGCAGGCGTAAAAGAAATTTTAAAAACTTATAGCGGTGCTATAGAAGTAATGGTACAAGCACTTTATGAAGAAGAAACTATTGATGGTGCTAAAGTTAGAGAGATTATTAAAAATTATGAAGAAGAAAACAATCTTCCAACGCGCTTAGAAGAAAAAGAACAAGAAGTTATTAAGGATAACTAA
- the pglC gene encoding undecaprenyl phosphate N,N'-diacetylbacillosamine 1-phosphate transferase gives MYKNGLKRVFDFILALILLIIFLPFIVLIGIVLKIVQGSVLFKQARPGLNEKIFYIYKFKTMSDETDENGELLPDELRLKPFGKLVRSLSLDELPQLFNVLKGDMSFIGPRPLLVEYLPLYNQEQKKRHDVRPGITGWAQINGRNAISWEQKFKYDVEYVQNCSFLFDLKIFFMTIIKVLKRSGVNKEGVATTDKFNGHN, from the coding sequence ATGTATAAAAATGGCTTGAAACGAGTATTTGACTTTATATTGGCTTTGATTTTATTGATTATTTTTTTACCCTTTATAGTGCTTATAGGTATTGTTTTAAAAATCGTTCAAGGAAGTGTACTTTTTAAACAAGCAAGGCCAGGATTAAATGAAAAAATTTTTTATATTTATAAATTTAAAACTATGAGTGATGAAACCGATGAAAATGGAGAATTACTTCCTGATGAATTACGCTTAAAGCCTTTTGGTAAGCTAGTTAGAAGCTTGAGCTTAGATGAATTACCACAGCTTTTTAATGTATTAAAAGGCGATATGAGCTTCATAGGCCCAAGACCTTTACTTGTAGAATACTTACCCTTATACAATCAAGAGCAAAAAAAACGCCACGATGTAAGACCAGGCATTACAGGTTGGGCGCAAATCAATGGACGCAATGCTATTTCTTGGGAGCAAAAATTTAAATATGATGTAGAATATGTGCAAAATTGCTCTTTTTTATTTGATCTTAAAATCTTTTTTATGACCATTATTAAAGTTTTAAAAAGAAGTGGGGTTAATAAAGAAGGAGTAGCTACAACGGATAAATTCAATGGACACAACTAA